Proteins encoded together in one Streptomyces sp. B1I3 window:
- a CDS encoding cellulose binding domain-containing protein, producing the protein MPAPHRPGRPAGAGFRPLARGAAVLAAALALLSSLTGVAPAAPQAADVADVDVRINAQAALGRLSDTARGVNTAVWDSHMNDPEVADLMKAADVGAMRYPGGSYADIYHWETHTAPGGYVAPGTGFDAFMGTVRATGAQPILIANYGSGTPEEAAGWVRYANVTKDYGAKYWEIGNEIYGNGHYGSGWEHDDHEDRSPREYARQVRAYAAAMKAVDPTVKIGAVLTTPGEWPDGVVGEGDSGDWNHTVLPEVADVIDFVSVHWYAGGSDTTAADASARLARLPGELREVRGQIDRYAGADSPDIGIALTEINTNTGGARLTARPNGLFAADAFMTALENGVFTVDWWNTHNGAGDITTVDGETDYGDMGMLSSGACTGDVCEPAPNTPFHPYYGMKMTGELGSAGDTMVAAASSAQDVSAHAVLRRDGRLSVLLVNKNPDAAQTVDLGYSGFTPSATAPEVSRYARGDSDITAITAGEASASQVTVPPYALLTVTLEPQAGTGPGSSAAATPGTPKLDVVTDTTARLSWEGAAGATRYLVQERDGAHTRLVGESTGTSVTLRNLPPGSTHTVNVLAADASGRLSTPSSPLTFTTGTPSDAACAVAYHRDTSWGNGFVATVTVRNLSDTPITGWTVDWDWPTAGQSVSSGWSATFHQTGSHVRVTAPEGAGPLAPDGGSSASFGFVGANDGPGPDPTVFRLNGSVCSSG; encoded by the coding sequence ATGCCAGCACCGCACAGACCCGGCCGCCCGGCCGGTGCCGGCTTTCGCCCCCTCGCGCGCGGCGCGGCCGTTCTGGCAGCCGCGCTGGCCCTGCTGTCCTCACTGACCGGCGTCGCACCCGCCGCGCCGCAGGCGGCCGATGTCGCGGACGTCGATGTCCGGATCAATGCCCAGGCGGCGCTGGGCCGGCTCTCCGACACCGCCCGTGGGGTCAATACCGCTGTATGGGACTCGCACATGAACGACCCCGAGGTCGCCGACCTGATGAAGGCGGCCGACGTCGGGGCGATGCGCTACCCCGGTGGTTCGTACGCGGACATCTACCACTGGGAGACGCACACGGCACCCGGGGGGTATGTCGCCCCGGGCACCGGCTTCGACGCCTTCATGGGCACCGTCCGTGCCACCGGGGCGCAACCGATCCTGATCGCCAACTACGGCTCGGGCACGCCCGAGGAGGCGGCCGGCTGGGTCAGGTACGCGAACGTCACCAAGGACTACGGCGCGAAGTACTGGGAGATCGGCAACGAGATATACGGCAACGGCCACTACGGCAGCGGCTGGGAGCACGACGACCACGAGGACAGGAGTCCCCGGGAGTACGCCCGCCAGGTGCGCGCCTACGCGGCGGCCATGAAGGCCGTCGATCCGACCGTCAAGATCGGCGCAGTCCTCACCACTCCGGGTGAGTGGCCGGACGGCGTGGTCGGCGAGGGCGATTCCGGTGACTGGAACCACACCGTGCTCCCCGAAGTGGCCGACGTCATCGACTTCGTGAGCGTCCACTGGTACGCGGGTGGATCCGACACCACTGCCGCGGACGCCTCGGCCAGACTGGCCAGGCTGCCTGGTGAACTGCGGGAGGTGCGCGGCCAGATCGACCGGTACGCAGGCGCGGACTCGCCGGACATCGGCATCGCCCTCACCGAGATCAACACCAACACCGGTGGCGCCCGGCTCACCGCCCGCCCCAACGGGCTGTTCGCGGCCGACGCGTTCATGACGGCTCTGGAGAACGGCGTGTTCACCGTCGACTGGTGGAACACCCACAACGGCGCGGGCGACATCACGACCGTCGACGGCGAGACCGACTACGGCGACATGGGGATGCTCTCCAGCGGCGCTTGCACCGGTGACGTGTGCGAGCCGGCGCCGAACACGCCGTTCCATCCCTACTACGGCATGAAGATGACCGGCGAACTGGGTTCCGCGGGCGACACAATGGTCGCTGCCGCGTCCTCCGCGCAAGACGTCTCGGCGCACGCTGTGCTCCGTCGTGACGGGCGGCTGAGCGTCCTGCTCGTCAACAAGAACCCGGACGCCGCGCAGACCGTGGACCTCGGGTACTCGGGCTTCACCCCGTCCGCCACTGCGCCCGAGGTCAGCCGCTACGCGCGGGGCGACAGCGACATCACCGCGATCACCGCAGGGGAGGCGTCCGCGTCCCAGGTCACCGTGCCGCCGTACGCGTTGCTCACCGTCACCCTCGAACCGCAGGCCGGCACCGGGCCGGGGTCCTCGGCCGCCGCAACCCCGGGCACCCCGAAGCTGGACGTGGTGACCGACACCACTGCGCGCCTGTCCTGGGAGGGAGCGGCGGGTGCCACCCGCTACCTGGTCCAGGAGCGCGACGGCGCGCACACCCGCCTGGTCGGTGAGAGCACCGGCACATCCGTGACCTTGCGGAACCTGCCCCCGGGCAGCACCCACACGGTCAACGTGCTGGCGGCCGACGCCTCGGGACGGCTCTCCACCCCGTCATCCCCGCTGACCTTCACCACCGGCACCCCGTCGGACGCCGCCTGCGCGGTGGCGTACCACCGTGACACGAGCTGGGGCAACGGTTTCGTGGCCACGGTGACCGTCCGCAACCTCTCGGACACGCCGATCACCGGCTGGACCGTGGACTGGGACTGGCCGACCGCGGGGCAGTCGGTGTCCTCCGGCTGGAGCGCGACGTTCCACCAGACCGGCTCACACGTGCGGGTGACCGCCCCCGAAGGTGCGGGGCCGCTGGCGCCGGACGGCGGCTCGTCAGCCTCCTTCGGATTCGTCGGCGCCAACGACGGGCCGGGCCCGGACCCGACGGTCTTCCGCCTCAACGGCAGCGTCTGCTCGAGCGGCTGA
- a CDS encoding SpoIIE family protein phosphatase, which yields MTRDEAAGEGPGVVGPGERDGVVAPPEPGTPVSTVGRLVATVKRLRAEVSAAHAEADGRALIELAKGIMIERLGCGPAQAARQLGELADQAGLSPLELAADIINEAARDHVAQVAEDFVRQVSGSPESEEAHNSGSSVAVRLRTAECAALAASDTQAVAESLLQHALEPLGATAVAIWSAGPDASLTLCGHAGFTAGEAERWRYVPPGVATVARQVLTDLRTVRITSLAEAGLPSIGHRQNPQSGRVALAAGTGGRMHGVLEICWPQHLPEHTQAVVRQIEALAELCAHTLEDLPADGPHPDNREPAGIAELVDLSEGLYDPALVLTPHLDDEGDLVDFRIRHVNSHFLDPAGRSRGAIDGALLVEAYPMAASDSELFEKIARVYATGEPFRARRMTLTALIDDVPLSSVADLSITRHSGSVLLIWRIEDETARLASLLQHAQRLGRIGGFEENIVTGRITWNGPLFSLYGRSVTDTPVSLQDLADHAHPDDAVAIGRFLRAVLYHRKPASTAFRLVRPDGVTRHIRVIAEPVLDADERLLAVRGAYQDISSQHWTEVALAATRDQLAYSEQESAERNRLALQLQHAIMPPTQAPLDAPGLEVAVRYRPAESESEVGGDWYDAVVLPSKKILLCVGDIAGHGIKAATGMVVLRNAMRGLAITGAGPGQLLTWLNIVAHHLTEQVTATAVCGLFDPETRILRWARAGHLPPVLVRGEEAIKLPLLQGLLLGALAEAEYQEEEIRLEVSDTLLMYTDGLIERRDTSVEDSLSQLLATAKAPAPSLERRLDRLLTHSESDTDDDTCIIGVRVG from the coding sequence ATGACCAGGGACGAAGCGGCCGGTGAGGGACCCGGCGTGGTGGGCCCCGGCGAGCGGGACGGCGTCGTCGCGCCGCCCGAGCCCGGGACCCCGGTGTCCACCGTGGGGCGCCTCGTGGCCACGGTGAAGCGCCTGCGGGCCGAGGTGAGCGCGGCGCACGCCGAGGCGGACGGGCGAGCCTTGATCGAGCTCGCCAAGGGCATCATGATCGAGCGGCTGGGATGCGGTCCGGCCCAGGCCGCACGGCAGCTCGGCGAGCTGGCCGACCAGGCCGGGCTGTCCCCGCTCGAACTCGCCGCCGACATCATCAACGAGGCCGCGCGCGACCACGTGGCGCAGGTCGCGGAGGACTTCGTCCGGCAGGTCAGCGGCAGCCCCGAGAGCGAGGAAGCGCACAACAGCGGCAGCTCCGTCGCCGTGCGCCTGCGCACCGCCGAGTGCGCCGCACTCGCCGCGAGCGATACCCAGGCCGTCGCCGAGTCCCTGCTGCAGCACGCGCTCGAGCCCCTGGGCGCCACGGCGGTGGCCATCTGGTCAGCGGGACCCGACGCCTCGCTCACCCTGTGCGGCCACGCCGGTTTCACTGCCGGCGAGGCCGAGCGCTGGCGCTACGTGCCGCCCGGTGTGGCGACCGTGGCACGCCAGGTACTCACCGACCTGCGGACGGTGCGGATCACCTCCCTGGCCGAGGCGGGGCTCCCGTCCATCGGCCACCGGCAGAACCCGCAGAGCGGCCGTGTCGCCCTCGCCGCCGGAACCGGAGGCCGCATGCACGGGGTGCTGGAGATCTGCTGGCCCCAGCACCTGCCCGAGCACACGCAGGCCGTCGTCCGCCAGATCGAGGCGCTGGCCGAGCTGTGCGCCCACACCCTCGAAGACCTGCCGGCCGACGGGCCGCATCCGGACAACCGGGAACCGGCCGGCATCGCCGAGCTCGTGGACCTGAGCGAAGGCCTGTACGACCCGGCTCTCGTCCTGACACCGCACCTGGATGACGAAGGCGACCTCGTCGACTTCCGGATCCGCCACGTCAACAGCCACTTCCTGGACCCGGCAGGGCGCTCTCGCGGCGCGATCGACGGCGCCCTCCTGGTGGAGGCCTACCCCATGGCCGCAAGCGACAGCGAACTCTTCGAGAAGATCGCCCGCGTCTACGCCACCGGGGAGCCCTTCCGGGCCCGGCGCATGACACTGACCGCTCTCATCGACGACGTACCGCTGTCCTCCGTCGCCGACCTCAGCATCACCCGCCACAGCGGTAGCGTGCTGTTGATCTGGCGCATCGAGGACGAGACCGCCCGGCTCGCCAGCCTCCTCCAGCACGCGCAGCGTCTGGGCAGGATCGGCGGGTTCGAGGAGAACATCGTCACCGGCAGGATCACCTGGAACGGGCCGCTCTTCTCCCTGTACGGGCGTTCCGTCACCGACACCCCGGTCTCCCTCCAGGATCTGGCAGACCACGCGCACCCCGACGACGCCGTGGCCATCGGCCGGTTCCTGCGCGCGGTGCTCTACCACCGCAAGCCCGCCTCCACCGCCTTCCGTCTGGTGCGGCCCGACGGGGTGACTCGCCATATCCGGGTGATCGCCGAACCGGTGCTCGACGCGGACGAGCGTCTGCTCGCGGTCCGAGGGGCCTACCAGGACATCTCCTCGCAGCACTGGACCGAGGTGGCGTTGGCAGCGACCCGTGACCAACTCGCCTATTCGGAACAGGAATCGGCGGAACGCAATCGACTGGCGCTGCAGCTCCAGCACGCCATCATGCCGCCGACCCAGGCGCCGCTCGACGCGCCCGGCCTCGAAGTCGCCGTCCGCTATCGGCCGGCTGAGTCGGAGTCCGAGGTCGGGGGCGACTGGTACGACGCCGTCGTCCTGCCGTCCAAGAAGATACTTCTGTGCGTCGGTGACATCGCCGGCCACGGCATAAAGGCCGCGACGGGGATGGTCGTCCTGCGGAACGCCATGCGCGGTCTGGCCATCACGGGGGCGGGCCCGGGGCAGCTCCTGACCTGGCTGAACATCGTGGCCCACCACCTCACCGAGCAGGTGACCGCCACCGCGGTCTGCGGTCTGTTCGACCCCGAGACCCGGATCCTGCGCTGGGCCAGGGCGGGCCATCTGCCCCCCGTGCTCGTGCGGGGCGAGGAGGCGATCAAGCTGCCGCTGCTGCAGGGACTGCTGCTCGGTGCGCTCGCGGAGGCCGAATACCAGGAGGAGGAGATCCGGCTGGAGGTCTCCGACACTCTTCTGATGTACACCGACGGGCTCATCGAACGCAGGGACACGAGCGTCGAGGACTCCTTGTCCCAGCTCCTCGCCACCGCGAAGGCGCCGGCACCGTCACTGGAACGGAGACTCGACCGGCTGCTCACCCACAGCGAGTCGGACACGGACGACGACACGTGCATCATCGGCGTCAGGGTGGGATGA
- a CDS encoding lytic polysaccharide monooxygenase, giving the protein MDCQVHVSHRATRLRRSLTLVLSTVAAVLLSLIPWSSTAVAHGSVIDPASRNYGCWQRWGSDFQNPAMAQQDPMCWQAWQADPNAMWNWNGLYRNGSAGNFQAVVPDGQLCSGGRTEGGRYNALDAVGAWKTTNISNNFTVKLYDQASHGADYFRVYVSRQGFDPTTQALRWSDLQQVAATGRYGPSQNYSIPVSTSGYTGRHVVYTIWQASHMDQTYFLCSDVNFG; this is encoded by the coding sequence ATGGATTGTCAGGTACACGTAAGCCACCGTGCCACGCGCTTACGGCGCAGTCTGACGCTCGTGCTGAGCACCGTCGCCGCCGTCCTCCTCAGCCTGATCCCCTGGAGCAGCACCGCCGTGGCGCACGGATCGGTCATCGACCCGGCGTCGCGCAACTACGGTTGCTGGCAACGCTGGGGCAGCGACTTCCAGAACCCGGCCATGGCGCAGCAGGACCCCATGTGCTGGCAGGCCTGGCAGGCCGATCCCAACGCGATGTGGAACTGGAACGGCCTGTACCGCAACGGCTCCGCCGGCAACTTCCAGGCGGTCGTCCCGGACGGGCAGTTGTGCAGCGGCGGCCGGACGGAGGGCGGACGCTACAACGCGCTGGATGCCGTGGGCGCGTGGAAGACCACCAACATCAGCAACAACTTCACCGTCAAGCTGTACGACCAGGCCAGTCACGGCGCGGACTACTTCCGCGTCTACGTCTCACGGCAGGGCTTCGACCCCACGACCCAGGCTCTGCGCTGGAGCGACCTCCAGCAGGTCGCCGCCACCGGTAGGTACGGGCCGAGCCAGAACTACTCGATCCCCGTCAGCACGTCCGGCTACACCGGCCGCCATGTCGTCTACACGATCTGGCAGGCCTCGCACATGGACCAGACGTACTTCCTGTGCAGCGATGTGAACTTCGGCTGA
- a CDS encoding HAMP domain-containing protein — MADTTAENTRPVQRARTRGAGKVGEPELRQLLAGLTAVRDGDFGTRLPSGSEGLLGEIATVFNGMVDQLSLFTSEVTRVAREVGTEGTLGGQAKVPGVSGTWADLTDSVNAMAGNLTTQVRDIAHVATAVARGDLSQKIDVDARGEILELKKTINTMVDQLSAFADEVTRVAREVGTEGNLGGQADVKGVSGTWRDLTDSVNSMAGNLTSQVRNIAQVTTAVAQGDLSQKITVTARGEILELKDTINTMVDQLSSFADEVTRMARDVGTEGILGGQADVKGVSGTWRDLTDSVNFMAGNLTAQVRSIAQVATAVAQGDLSQKIGVTARGEILELKETINTMVDQLSAFADEATRVAREVGTEGKLGGQATVRGASGTWKDLTDNVNVMASNLTGQVRSIAQVATAVARGDLSRKITVDAEGEIAALAEVINTMVDTLSAFADEVTRVAREVGTEGRLGGQARVPNVAGTWKDLTDNVNSMANNLTGQVRNIALVTTAVANGDLSKKIDVDARGEILELKTTINTMVDQLSSFAAEVTRVAREVGSEGRLGGQAEVEGVSGTWKRLTENVNELAGNLTRQVRAIAEVASAVAEGDLTRSITVDASGEVAELKDNINSMVGSLRETTRANQEQDWLKSNLARISGLMQGHRDLAVVGELVMDELTPLVAAQYGAFYLAEETPEGTELRIVGSYGRPVGSAGSDRFRMGESLVGQAARSRRTIAADGVPGDYISISSGLGPMPAGSLIVLPIVVDDQVLGVIELASFTPFTPVHRDFLEQLMEMVGVNVNTIVANARTDELLGESQRLTGELQSRSEELQVQQEELQRSNAELEEKAALLAAQNSDIEAKNLEIEQARQELEERAQQLSLASTYKSEFLANMSHELRTPLNSLLILAQLLAQNPTRNLTVKQVEYAGIIHSAGSDLLQLINDILDLSKVEAGKMDLNPERFTLRQLLDYVEATFRPMTTQKSLAFTITTAPGVPVDLLTDDSRLRQVLRNLISNAVKFTERGSVELRIEPATDRDLPSSVHRGGAVVAFQVKDTGIGIAEQQLETIFGAFQQADGTTSRKYGGTGLGLSISREIAHLLGGALTARSTLGQGSTFTLYLPVARADFQDQASPPAELTSGAVPVSADEAHDSRRQAGPAEPEPRKPRRLLVIEERPRGLLSLVAESAVAELTGSHGSEDIEVIAAVGPQDAASALAAAPFHCVVLELDMADDGARGFLDAVDGDPALKTVPVLAHNNRRMDAAQERELQARGRVRPLELLSSLDELRERIALHLSAERPGAVVPLVRGEETSPPVPETIDDSLRGRTVLVVDDDARNLYALSGILEMHGVNVLHAENGLKGIEALRMHPGIDLILMDVMMPEMDGYTATTKIRELPEHVSLPIISVTAKAMPGDREKSLAAGASDYVTKPLDANDLIACVRRWLTPQSDEAPVVS, encoded by the coding sequence ATGGCGGATACGACAGCTGAGAACACGCGCCCGGTGCAGCGCGCCCGTACCCGGGGGGCAGGGAAGGTGGGCGAGCCGGAACTGCGCCAGCTTCTCGCAGGGCTCACGGCGGTGCGCGACGGAGACTTCGGTACGCGTCTGCCGAGCGGCTCCGAGGGACTGCTCGGGGAGATCGCCACCGTGTTCAACGGCATGGTCGATCAGCTCTCCCTGTTCACGTCCGAGGTGACGCGAGTGGCCCGGGAGGTCGGGACGGAGGGCACGCTCGGCGGCCAGGCCAAGGTGCCCGGTGTCTCGGGCACGTGGGCCGACCTGACGGACTCCGTCAACGCCATGGCGGGCAACCTCACCACGCAGGTCCGCGACATCGCTCACGTGGCCACCGCGGTGGCCAGGGGCGACCTCTCGCAGAAGATCGACGTCGATGCCCGTGGCGAGATCCTCGAACTCAAGAAGACCATCAACACGATGGTCGACCAGCTCTCCGCGTTCGCGGACGAGGTGACCCGTGTGGCCCGCGAGGTGGGCACGGAAGGCAATCTCGGTGGCCAGGCGGATGTGAAGGGTGTCTCCGGTACCTGGCGGGACCTGACCGACTCCGTCAATTCCATGGCCGGAAACCTCACGTCGCAGGTGCGCAACATCGCCCAGGTGACGACGGCCGTGGCCCAGGGCGATCTGTCGCAGAAGATCACGGTCACCGCCCGCGGCGAGATCCTGGAACTGAAAGACACCATCAACACGATGGTCGACCAGCTCTCGTCCTTCGCCGACGAGGTGACCCGCATGGCACGGGACGTCGGCACCGAGGGGATCCTCGGTGGTCAGGCGGATGTGAAGGGTGTCTCCGGTACCTGGCGGGACCTGACCGACTCGGTCAACTTCATGGCCGGCAACCTCACGGCGCAGGTGCGGTCCATCGCCCAGGTGGCCACCGCCGTGGCCCAGGGCGACCTGTCGCAGAAGATCGGCGTCACGGCCCGCGGCGAGATCCTGGAGCTGAAGGAGACCATCAACACGATGGTCGACCAGCTCTCCGCCTTCGCGGACGAAGCGACGCGTGTGGCACGCGAGGTGGGCACGGAGGGCAAACTGGGCGGGCAGGCGACCGTCCGGGGCGCCTCCGGCACCTGGAAGGACCTCACCGACAACGTCAACGTGATGGCGTCCAACCTGACGGGACAGGTGCGCTCGATCGCCCAGGTGGCCACCGCCGTCGCCCGGGGCGACCTGTCCCGGAAGATCACCGTGGACGCCGAGGGCGAGATCGCGGCGCTCGCCGAGGTCATCAACACCATGGTGGACACCCTGTCCGCGTTCGCCGACGAGGTGACCCGGGTGGCACGCGAGGTCGGGACCGAGGGACGGCTGGGTGGCCAGGCCCGGGTCCCCAACGTGGCGGGCACGTGGAAGGACCTCACGGACAACGTCAACTCGATGGCGAACAACCTGACCGGCCAGGTCCGTAACATCGCCCTCGTCACCACCGCGGTCGCCAACGGCGACCTCTCGAAGAAGATCGACGTCGACGCCCGCGGCGAGATCCTGGAACTGAAGACGACCATCAACACGATGGTCGACCAGCTGTCCTCCTTCGCAGCCGAGGTGACGCGAGTCGCCCGCGAGGTGGGCAGCGAGGGCCGTCTGGGTGGCCAAGCCGAGGTCGAGGGCGTCTCGGGCACGTGGAAGCGCCTCACCGAGAACGTGAACGAACTCGCGGGCAACCTCACCCGCCAGGTACGGGCCATCGCCGAGGTGGCCAGCGCCGTGGCCGAGGGTGACCTGACCCGGTCCATCACGGTCGACGCGTCCGGTGAGGTCGCGGAGCTGAAGGACAACATCAACTCCATGGTCGGCTCCCTGCGCGAGACGACCCGGGCCAACCAGGAACAGGACTGGCTGAAGTCGAATCTGGCCCGCATCTCCGGACTGATGCAGGGGCACCGCGACCTGGCCGTCGTCGGTGAGCTGGTCATGGACGAGCTGACCCCGCTCGTCGCCGCCCAGTACGGCGCCTTCTACCTCGCCGAGGAGACTCCCGAGGGCACCGAACTGCGCATCGTGGGCTCGTACGGCCGGCCCGTCGGCAGTGCGGGGAGCGACCGCTTCCGGATGGGGGAGTCCCTCGTCGGCCAGGCCGCCCGCAGCCGCCGTACGATCGCCGCGGACGGCGTCCCCGGCGACTACATCAGCATCTCCTCGGGACTCGGGCCGATGCCCGCCGGCAGCCTGATCGTGCTGCCCATCGTCGTCGACGACCAGGTGCTCGGCGTGATCGAACTGGCTTCCTTCACCCCGTTCACGCCCGTGCACCGCGACTTCCTCGAGCAGCTGATGGAGATGGTGGGCGTCAACGTCAACACCATCGTCGCCAATGCGCGTACGGATGAACTCCTCGGCGAGTCGCAGCGGCTCACCGGCGAGCTCCAGTCGCGCTCCGAGGAACTGCAGGTCCAGCAGGAGGAGCTGCAGCGGTCCAACGCGGAACTCGAGGAGAAGGCGGCGCTGCTGGCCGCCCAGAACAGCGACATCGAGGCGAAGAACCTCGAGATCGAGCAGGCGCGCCAGGAGCTGGAGGAGAGGGCCCAGCAGCTGTCGCTCGCCTCCACCTACAAGTCCGAGTTCCTGGCCAACATGAGCCACGAGCTGCGTACCCCGCTCAACAGCCTCCTCATCCTGGCCCAGTTGCTGGCCCAGAACCCGACCCGCAACCTCACGGTCAAGCAGGTCGAGTACGCAGGGATCATCCACTCGGCGGGCAGCGACCTGCTCCAGCTGATCAACGACATCCTCGACCTCTCGAAGGTCGAGGCCGGGAAGATGGACCTCAACCCGGAGCGTTTCACGCTGCGGCAGCTTCTGGACTACGTCGAGGCCACGTTCCGGCCCATGACCACGCAGAAGAGCCTGGCGTTCACCATCACGACCGCCCCCGGCGTGCCGGTCGACCTGCTCACCGACGACTCACGGCTCCGGCAGGTCCTGCGGAATCTGATCTCCAACGCGGTGAAGTTCACCGAACGCGGCAGCGTGGAACTGCGCATCGAGCCCGCGACCGACAGGGATCTCCCCAGCTCGGTGCACCGCGGAGGCGCGGTCGTCGCCTTCCAGGTGAAGGACACGGGCATCGGCATCGCCGAGCAGCAGCTCGAAACGATCTTCGGCGCGTTCCAGCAGGCCGACGGCACGACCAGCCGCAAGTACGGAGGCACCGGGCTGGGGCTGTCCATCAGCCGGGAAATCGCGCACCTGCTCGGCGGCGCCCTCACCGCCCGGAGCACACTCGGTCAGGGCAGTACCTTCACCCTGTACCTGCCGGTCGCCCGTGCCGACTTCCAGGACCAGGCCAGTCCGCCGGCCGAACTCACCTCCGGGGCGGTACCGGTCTCCGCCGACGAGGCGCACGACAGCCGCCGGCAGGCCGGCCCCGCGGAGCCCGAACCGCGCAAGCCGCGCCGGCTCCTGGTGATAGAGGAGCGCCCGCGCGGCCTGCTGTCCCTCGTCGCCGAGAGTGCGGTGGCCGAACTGACGGGCAGCCACGGCAGCGAGGACATCGAGGTGATCGCCGCAGTCGGTCCCCAGGACGCCGCGAGCGCCCTGGCCGCGGCGCCGTTCCACTGCGTCGTTCTCGAACTCGACATGGCAGACGACGGCGCCAGGGGGTTCCTGGACGCGGTGGACGGCGACCCCGCGCTCAAGACCGTTCCCGTGCTCGCGCACAACAACCGGCGCATGGACGCCGCTCAGGAGCGGGAACTCCAGGCCAGGGGCCGGGTCCGTCCGCTGGAGCTCCTCTCCAGCCTGGACGAGCTCCGCGAACGCATCGCCCTCCATCTGTCGGCCGAGAGGCCCGGCGCCGTCGTCCCCCTCGTGCGCGGCGAGGAGACGAGCCCGCCGGTCCCCGAGACCATCGACGACAGCCTTCGCGGCCGCACCGTGCTGGTGGTCGACGACGACGCGCGCAACCTCTACGCACTCAGCGGAATCCTCGAGATGCACGGCGTCAACGTGCTGCACGCGGAGAACGGCCTCAAGGGAATCGAGGCTCTCCGCATGCACCCCGGCATCGACCTCATCCTGATGGACGTGATGATGCCGGAGATGGACGGCTACACCGCGACGACGAAGATCCGGGAACTGCCCGAGCACGTTTCCCTGCCGATCATCAGTGTCACCGCGAAGGCCATGCCGGGGGACCGGGAGAAGAGCCTGGCGGCCGGGGCCAGCGACTACGTCACCAAGCCGCTGGACGCCAACGACCTCATCGCCTGCGTACGCCGGTGGCTGACCCCCCAGTCCGACGAAGCGCCGGTGGTTTCATGA
- a CDS encoding PQQ-dependent sugar dehydrogenase — translation MPRRHWTGQLLLALLLTTLAPLPAAAARSSAADPPATRGTVPAAAAAPSSVPLPSLHATTTQVASGLRRPTAVIAPDDGTDRLFITEKSGTVRVYHPGTGLARDPLLDITSAVDESGNERGLLGIAVPPDFADSHHLYLAYTTLPDSAVTLARYRLDESRLEPLLSQPHAEYSNHNGGQLAFGPDGDLYWSIGDGGGSGDPFRSGQRLDTLLGKVMRIDVSHGCGPLPYCVPDDNPFVGTPGARGEIWLYGLRNPWRFSFDSSDGSMWIGDVGQGRWEEIDHLPSGQGGLNLGWSCYEGLERFEGGDCGSAESYTEPVFTYSPYTGGCSVIGGHVYRGRQYADLLGGTYIATDYCSSTVWALRPDGQGGYAQAEIGEMPTQVTSIGTTADGEFYVVNDLPGGLHRVSFAREEPTCRVDRTVQAWGTGTTVDLTVTNTGSTPVNGWRLEFPLALGQTVISDWNTDLTQGSNTITAANASHNASIAPGASVSLGYLAGHTGDASSPPRFTLNGDACAVGR, via the coding sequence ATGCCACGCCGCCACTGGACCGGGCAGCTTCTGCTGGCCCTCCTGCTGACCACCCTCGCCCCGTTGCCCGCCGCCGCGGCCCGGTCCTCGGCGGCGGACCCACCCGCGACCCGGGGCACGGTGCCCGCCGCTGCGGCGGCCCCCTCGTCCGTCCCCCTCCCCTCGCTCCACGCGACCACCACCCAGGTGGCCTCCGGACTCAGGCGACCCACCGCCGTCATCGCTCCCGACGACGGCACGGACCGGTTGTTCATCACCGAGAAGTCCGGCACCGTACGCGTCTACCACCCGGGCACGGGCCTGGCCCGGGACCCGCTCCTCGACATCACGTCGGCCGTGGACGAATCCGGCAACGAACGTGGCCTGCTCGGCATCGCCGTCCCACCCGACTTCGCCGACAGCCATCACCTGTACCTGGCGTACACCACCCTTCCCGACAGCGCGGTCACGCTCGCCCGCTACCGGCTCGACGAGTCCCGTCTGGAGCCCCTGCTGTCCCAGCCGCATGCCGAGTACAGCAACCACAACGGCGGTCAACTCGCCTTCGGCCCCGACGGCGACCTGTACTGGAGCATCGGTGACGGCGGTGGCTCCGGGGACCCCTTCCGCTCCGGCCAGCGGCTGGACACCCTTCTGGGCAAGGTCATGCGCATCGACGTGAGCCACGGCTGCGGCCCGCTCCCCTACTGCGTCCCCGACGACAACCCCTTCGTCGGAACCCCCGGCGCCCGGGGGGAGATATGGCTGTACGGCTTGCGCAATCCGTGGCGGTTCTCCTTCGACAGCTCCGACGGCTCGATGTGGATCGGCGACGTGGGCCAGGGCCGGTGGGAGGAGATCGACCACCTGCCGTCCGGGCAAGGAGGGCTGAACCTCGGCTGGTCCTGCTACGAGGGCCTGGAGCGGTTCGAGGGCGGCGACTGCGGGTCCGCGGAGTCCTACACCGAGCCGGTCTTCACCTACTCCCCGTACACCGGCGGCTGCTCGGTCATCGGCGGTCACGTCTACCGGGGCCGGCAGTACGCCGACCTCCTGGGCGGCACGTACATCGCCACCGACTACTGCTCGTCCACGGTGTGGGCGCTGCGCCCCGACGGCCAAGGCGGTTACGCCCAGGCCGAGATCGGTGAGATGCCCACCCAGGTGACGTCCATCGGCACGACCGCCGACGGTGAGTTCTACGTGGTCAACGACCTGCCCGGCGGCCTGCACCGCGTGTCCTTCGCACGGGAGGAGCCCACCTGCCGGGTGGACCGCACGGTGCAGGCCTGGGGCACCGGAACGACGGTCGACCTCACGGTCACCAACACGGGCAGCACCCCCGTGAACGGCTGGAGGCTGGAGTTCCCGCTGGCCCTCGGGCAGACCGTCATCTCCGACTGGAACACCGACCTCACCCAGGGCAGCAACACGATCACCGCCGCCAACGCCTCGCACAACGCCTCGATCGCTCCCGGCGCGAGCGTCTCCCTCGGCTACCTCGCCGGTCACACCGGCGACGCGTCGTCGCCACCACGGTTCACGCTCAACGGGGACGCCTGCGCCGTCGGCCGCTGA